A single window of Pseudomonas lijiangensis DNA harbors:
- a CDS encoding DUF6124 family protein, which yields MLKVTPDPPVMPTAHFTASESLGQEEALVHASDLLRCAMATAYECGDNLSGSQRDLAFSVVHLIEMANTLLERSLR from the coding sequence GTGCTCAAAGTAACCCCCGATCCTCCCGTTATGCCCACCGCTCATTTCACAGCCAGCGAATCTCTTGGCCAAGAAGAAGCCCTTGTCCATGCCTCCGATTTACTGCGCTGCGCCATGGCCACCGCGTACGAGTGCGGCGACAACCTCAGCGGCTCGCAGCGTGACCTGGCGTTTTCTGTGGTGCACCTGATCGAGATGGCCAATACCTTGCTGGAGCGGTCGTTGAGGTAG
- a CDS encoding sulfotransferase family protein → MDSLKDWLPIRIWQQAHEWRVDWCWFGERKLDQPFFRDAVDEALRLPFNQAFRRETPLAVLCDWQLPAVEPTAFVYHASRCGSTLIGQMLAQLDEAIVISEPPPLDALLRGTLDSDLRNAALRGLLAAYGQLRRGTEQKLVIKLDAWNIGELPLLRECFPDVPWMFVYREPLEIAVSHIRRAGMHMVPGIIGPSSLDGESQGSIREDYIAQRLGRILDFGLEYCRAFGGLPVNYRELPGAMEGHLADFFGLEAAQRSKALLATVQHAKQPGQVFVADSRDKHREASDLLRERIECWTRTSYEALEVLRGERSLNRQA, encoded by the coding sequence ATGGACAGCCTGAAAGACTGGCTGCCCATCCGCATCTGGCAGCAAGCCCATGAGTGGCGAGTGGACTGGTGCTGGTTTGGCGAGCGCAAACTCGATCAGCCGTTCTTTCGCGATGCGGTGGACGAAGCGCTGCGCCTGCCTTTCAATCAGGCGTTCCGTCGTGAAACACCCCTTGCCGTGTTGTGTGATTGGCAACTGCCTGCCGTTGAACCTACGGCCTTCGTTTATCACGCTTCCCGTTGCGGCTCGACCCTGATCGGCCAGATGCTGGCGCAACTCGACGAAGCGATAGTGATTTCCGAACCGCCACCGCTCGATGCACTGCTGCGCGGCACGCTTGATTCCGACTTGCGTAATGCGGCCCTGCGTGGCCTGCTCGCCGCCTATGGCCAGCTCCGACGCGGCACCGAGCAGAAACTGGTGATCAAACTGGATGCGTGGAACATCGGTGAATTGCCGCTGCTGCGCGAGTGCTTTCCTGATGTGCCGTGGATGTTTGTGTATCGCGAGCCTCTGGAAATTGCCGTTTCCCATATACGCCGTGCAGGCATGCACATGGTGCCCGGCATCATTGGCCCCAGCTCGCTTGATGGGGAAAGTCAGGGCAGTATCCGGGAAGACTACATCGCTCAGCGACTGGGCCGGATTCTCGACTTCGGTCTTGAATACTGCCGCGCTTTTGGCGGCCTGCCGGTGAACTACCGGGAACTCCCCGGCGCAATGGAAGGGCACCTGGCGGACTTCTTCGGGCTTGAGGCTGCGCAACGCAGCAAGGCGCTGCTGGCGACGGTCCAGCACGCCAAACAACCGGGCCAGGTATTTGTTGCCGACAGCCGGGATAAACACCGTGAGGCCAGCGACCTGCTCAGGGAACGGATAGAATGCTGGACCCGCACGTCCTACGAGGCGCTGGAAGTCTTGCGAGGTGAGCGCAGCCTCAACCGGCAGGCATAA
- a CDS encoding DUF6124 family protein: MHEVPPETSITPTAHFTASESLGQEEALVHASDLLRCAMATAYECGDSLSGAQRDLAFSVVHLIEMARTMVERSLR; this comes from the coding sequence ATGCATGAAGTCCCGCCCGAAACATCCATTACCCCAACCGCTCATTTCACAGCCAGCGAATCTCTTGGCCAAGAAGAAGCCCTTGTCCATGCCTCCGACTTGTTGCGCTGCGCCATGGCCACTGCATACGAATGCGGCGATAGCCTCAGCGGTGCGCAACGTGACCTGGCGTTTTCCGTGGTCCATTTGATTGAAATGGCCAGGACCATGGTGGAGCGGTCGCTGCGGTAA
- a CDS encoding calcium-binding protein, translated as MSMPTSEQIVSRYLFNQDAPPGNLKDEKLIRPKDATGDAVYVDMNEYMTTGAGRFVGIEEFRFVRRFLAGNDYGDKKLPPGTYSTSELLDFYGIKAADRVMSVSGYTRGVDQSDYAERAYVFGTSGYQVNADALFYVGEDGSRAISNVSVEPVDDNFDYEGGGLLAKVTNALTVGNIDPSGIGRTVPIKFTGTVTNRQNLTSADWASLEALSREKEKIETENQLLLLTGSPGFAAQFAAILGRLVTNDIITYEDSEGRYVVYDGKDINNSGVIDPDNLNNVTELIMYDGAAVIAGNGNDTLYGTNYSNDELYGGAGNDKLDGRKGADRMLGGSGDDTYTVDDEGDTVVEKAGEGTDTVKSSVEFSLADEFENLELTGTASVNGTGNNLDNRILGNSGSNVLRGEGGNDYISGNSGNDTIEGGAGNDTLIGGYGSDVLEGGDGNDILQGSESGDRGSSDSDTLNGGAGFDIYKAQSNDVIFDSDGSGGVYLENRRLTGGKRKEEDPEDTYYGDGNTYVLKNGILTINGSLTVNAFKNYDLGIALELEDEEEEEEEAPETDDAESRTSPIVLDLDGDGIETLAVGASYFDLDSDGLSEMAGWVSPDDGLLVHDRNGDGRISNGTELFGNHSLLNNGQTAQNGYQALAEYDSNGDGMINAQDASYAKLQVWRDLNGNGTSDAGELQSLTDAGVVSISTGYTDSNHVDAYGHEHRQVSTIMLANGMASTAADVWFKVDASKRVNSGDIALTDDVYFLANAKGFGKVQDLHQAMVLDPELKTLLAQYVSATDAASRDQLLDNLIYRWAGAQDVDPFSRDPKKVYSHVMDARQLVTLEKLVGHAYMGLWCWGERDPNPHGQAAPVLVAEYLEFKRFTAAQILAQTEYASELDIIRTAFGSDAHSISVDWNALKDKLNVLLANGQDDRIRGVIRVLTDLGTYSPSYRAQRDDAFETIAAFNPDLATFFDFSSFIGTAANNTLYGMGYGTLFYGLGGDDRLYGNAGDDSYHFARGHGNDVILDRGGLDQIVFADGIAQSDLVFSRNVTTVWIHVRNADGSDAGSLQIDNFFNFDGSLDFGAIELIRLADGSSLNQQQILALLTSNSLTQGDDLVFGTAASDTIDALAGNDNIHGLGGNDQLSGGAGNDVLMGDDGDDVLNGGTGDDTLIGGRGSDTYIFEAGHGHDVIDNVADATEVKRDRLMFGAGIEPASVIARRAGDDLLLSTSANDSIRLNGYFVSEAGNGTAVDEVVFHDGTLWGIADIKRKVLEASAGNDELLGYASNDVLNGLGGDDFIAGYGGNDTLFGGDGQDSLDGGVGNDSLYGEAGNDNLYGGEGNDLLDGGDGNDWMNGDVGDDTLIGGAGDDSLNGGAGRDTLQGGAGNDYLYGDAGDDFLAGGEGNDRLDGGSGTNSYLFARGGGQDLILDAYENVVTIYLADLPLETLVFRRKGTSLDVYFPDSPQDLLSLAYFFNNETPSGGIHLHYGDGLEAVISPEQLHLLTLEGTEAADLIQAYSGNDLIEARGGDDEVYAGAGNDSIDGGEGNDYIDAGDGDDTLQGGNGNDTLLGGLGDDVLTGGSGNDRMDGGGGNDRYLLRAGWGDDIIFNSVGSDSVHFSGVAPTDLLLRRDGLDLLVIHQVTGDRLRIQGQFSYQAGQPGATAVGRFVFDNAMVWDFEALRLKAIEGSDKDDAILGHADNDVIEAGAGNDYVDAAEGDDVVAGGDGNDTLYAGGGNDTLHGDDGDDLLIGGGGFDTLHGGAGNDTLRGYGLLDGGTGNDLIEGSGELLGGDGEDILRGQGNDILSGGAGNDVLEAYSNPWIRNTNTLSGGTGDDTLYGSFGDDTYLFNLGDGLDLLIERRAEQAYSNIAPSFDILRFGEGIRAQDLAFTRTGNDLVISHSNGTDAITVQNWYQEPSDHFKLESFKFADGTVLSGLDVEARAITLGSSGNDTIIGYRNQDDRIYGGAGDDQLWGQAGNDLLVGGDGADYLDGSIGNDRLEGGAGNDSLMGGQGADVLVGGAGDDYYAIDDVNDQIIELANEGDDFIRTTVSYTLGANIERMASDGSANLVLTGNELANGLWGNAGDNVLAGLLGNDYLSGGTGNDVYVFNLGDGQDTIDNTDAISAVDTLRFGLGISDNDVLAFQQGEHLFLKIKGANDQIALSGYYSANTVSNGVTVDKKIDRVEFANGVVWDQARLQEVASRAASNKAPVVNASVPSLTASQGAAFSYTIAENTITDPDAWDSITYSVKMRDGSDVPAWLKFDAKTRTLSGTPSASDVGSLQFILWGTDNYGYAAGTYANLTVTLPNQAPRVANALADQSVAEGAVLSYTVPSGAFTDPDSGDTLTYSATLADGSALPSWLTFNASTRQFSGTAPTSAIGKTSVKVIARDKGGLTASDVMDIVVTVQNLTLNGTSGADTLTGRSGNDTLSGVAGNDTLTGNAGNDRLDGGAGNDTMRGGTGDDTYVVDSASDVVIENAAEGTDTVESSVTLTLGANVENLTLTGTSAINGTGNTLDNILTGNSAINTLTSGAGNDRLDGKAGADRLIGGAGNDTYVVDNTSDTITENANEGTDTVESSVTWTLGNNLENLTLTGTSALNGTGNALDNILTGNSAVNTLTGGAGNDRLDGKAGADRLIGGTGNDTYGVDNTGDIITENANEGIDTVESSVTWTLGSNLENLTLVGTSAINGTGNALANVLSGNAAANTLTGGAGNDTYILGRGYGVDTVVENDSTSGNIDVASFMEGIAADQLWFRKVSGTNNLEVSIIGTSDALVIKDWYAGSATHVEQFKTSNGKTLLDSKVQGLVDAMAAFSPPAAGQLTLPDTYKEQLSSVIAANWQ; from the coding sequence ATGAGTATGCCAACCAGCGAGCAAATTGTATCGAGATACCTTTTCAATCAGGACGCACCTCCTGGCAATCTCAAGGACGAAAAGCTGATCCGTCCTAAAGATGCAACGGGTGATGCCGTATATGTTGATATGAATGAATACATGACCACGGGCGCCGGGCGCTTCGTGGGCATTGAGGAGTTCAGGTTCGTACGCAGGTTTCTGGCCGGTAACGACTACGGTGATAAAAAGCTGCCTCCAGGTACTTACAGCACCTCCGAACTTCTGGACTTTTATGGGATTAAAGCTGCTGATCGGGTCATGTCGGTCAGTGGTTATACGCGAGGCGTCGATCAGAGTGACTATGCTGAGCGTGCTTATGTATTTGGTACCAGCGGATATCAAGTCAATGCCGATGCATTGTTTTACGTGGGGGAAGACGGTTCAAGAGCGATCTCCAATGTCAGCGTCGAACCGGTAGACGATAACTTCGATTATGAAGGTGGCGGACTTCTCGCCAAAGTGACAAATGCTTTAACGGTAGGAAATATCGATCCTTCCGGTATCGGTCGGACAGTGCCTATAAAATTTACCGGCACAGTGACGAACAGGCAAAATCTTACAAGTGCTGACTGGGCTTCGCTGGAAGCGTTGAGTCGTGAAAAGGAAAAGATCGAAACCGAAAATCAACTCCTGCTTCTTACCGGGTCGCCGGGGTTTGCCGCACAGTTTGCAGCCATTCTTGGAAGGCTGGTGACTAACGATATCATTACCTATGAAGACAGCGAGGGTCGGTATGTTGTCTATGACGGTAAAGATATCAATAACAGCGGTGTAATCGACCCTGACAATCTGAATAACGTCACCGAGCTCATCATGTATGACGGTGCAGCCGTTATAGCTGGCAACGGTAACGACACCCTTTATGGAACAAACTACTCAAACGACGAACTCTACGGTGGTGCCGGGAACGATAAGCTCGATGGCCGTAAAGGTGCTGACCGCATGCTCGGCGGATCAGGAGACGATACCTATACCGTGGATGACGAGGGTGACACCGTCGTCGAAAAGGCAGGTGAGGGCACGGATACCGTCAAGTCCAGTGTCGAGTTCAGCTTGGCTGATGAGTTTGAGAATCTGGAGTTGACAGGAACTGCCAGTGTCAATGGAACAGGCAATAACCTCGACAACCGGATTCTGGGCAACTCGGGAAGTAACGTTCTGAGAGGAGAGGGCGGCAACGATTACATTTCGGGCAACTCCGGCAACGATACGATTGAGGGGGGCGCCGGGAACGACACACTCATTGGTGGCTATGGCAGTGACGTGCTGGAAGGCGGGGATGGCAATGACATTCTTCAAGGCAGTGAAAGCGGCGACAGAGGCAGTTCCGACTCCGATACGCTGAACGGAGGCGCAGGCTTCGATATCTACAAAGCGCAGTCCAATGACGTCATCTTCGACTCTGATGGCAGCGGAGGCGTCTATCTCGAGAACCGCCGACTCACCGGCGGCAAGCGCAAAGAGGAAGATCCTGAAGACACCTATTACGGTGACGGCAATACTTATGTGCTCAAGAACGGCATCCTGACCATCAACGGCAGCCTGACCGTCAATGCTTTCAAGAACTATGACCTCGGCATTGCTCTGGAGCTGGAGGACGAAGAGGAGGAAGAGGAAGAAGCTCCCGAGACTGACGATGCCGAAAGTCGTACTTCCCCCATTGTTCTCGACCTTGACGGCGACGGCATTGAAACGCTTGCGGTCGGTGCCAGCTATTTCGATCTCGATAGCGACGGTCTGAGCGAAATGGCCGGCTGGGTCAGCCCCGACGACGGCCTGCTGGTGCATGATCGCAATGGTGACGGCCGTATCAGCAACGGTACCGAACTGTTCGGTAACCACAGTCTGCTGAACAATGGGCAGACTGCCCAGAATGGTTATCAAGCCCTGGCTGAATACGACAGCAATGGCGACGGCATGATCAATGCCCAGGACGCCTCCTATGCCAAGTTGCAGGTCTGGCGCGATCTCAACGGCAACGGCACCAGTGATGCCGGAGAGCTACAAAGCCTGACCGATGCTGGCGTGGTGTCGATCAGTACAGGCTACACCGACTCAAACCATGTCGACGCCTACGGTCATGAGCACCGCCAGGTCAGCACCATCATGCTGGCCAACGGCATGGCGTCGACCGCAGCGGACGTCTGGTTCAAGGTTGACGCCTCCAAGCGCGTCAACAGCGGGGACATCGCGCTCACTGACGATGTCTATTTCCTGGCCAACGCCAAGGGGTTTGGCAAGGTGCAGGATCTGCATCAGGCCATGGTGCTCGACCCTGAACTGAAGACGCTGCTCGCCCAGTATGTATCCGCTACCGACGCGGCCAGCCGCGACCAGTTACTGGACAACCTGATCTATCGTTGGGCCGGAGCGCAGGATGTCGATCCCTTCAGCCGTGATCCCAAAAAGGTCTACTCCCATGTGATGGACGCGCGTCAGCTTGTTACCCTGGAAAAGCTCGTGGGCCATGCCTACATGGGACTATGGTGCTGGGGGGAGCGCGACCCCAACCCGCACGGCCAGGCTGCTCCGGTCCTTGTGGCCGAATACCTTGAATTCAAACGTTTCACGGCGGCGCAGATTCTGGCCCAGACCGAATATGCCAGTGAACTGGACATTATCCGCACGGCCTTCGGCTCGGACGCCCACAGTATTTCGGTCGACTGGAATGCGTTAAAGGACAAGCTGAACGTATTGCTTGCCAACGGGCAGGATGATCGCATCCGTGGTGTCATCAGAGTACTGACTGATCTTGGGACCTATTCCCCTTCTTATCGGGCCCAGCGTGATGATGCCTTTGAAACCATTGCGGCATTCAATCCCGATTTGGCCACCTTCTTTGACTTCTCCAGCTTCATAGGCACAGCCGCTAACAATACGCTCTATGGCATGGGCTATGGGACTCTCTTCTACGGCCTTGGAGGGGATGATCGGCTGTATGGCAATGCGGGCGATGATAGCTATCACTTCGCGCGTGGGCATGGCAACGACGTCATTCTGGATCGGGGAGGCCTGGATCAGATCGTCTTTGCAGACGGCATTGCCCAGAGCGATCTGGTGTTTTCGCGCAACGTCACGACGGTCTGGATTCATGTCAGGAATGCCGACGGCAGTGATGCAGGTTCATTGCAGATCGATAACTTCTTCAACTTTGATGGTTCACTCGATTTCGGCGCCATCGAATTAATCCGCCTGGCTGATGGAAGCAGTCTGAACCAGCAGCAGATACTGGCGTTGTTGACCTCCAACTCCCTGACCCAAGGGGATGATCTGGTGTTCGGCACGGCGGCCAGCGACACCATCGACGCGCTGGCCGGCAATGACAACATCCATGGTCTGGGGGGTAACGATCAACTGTCCGGTGGGGCTGGCAATGATGTACTGATGGGGGACGACGGCGATGATGTGCTGAACGGTGGCACTGGCGACGATACCTTGATCGGAGGCCGCGGCAGTGACACCTACATATTCGAGGCAGGCCATGGCCATGATGTCATCGACAACGTTGCCGATGCGACCGAGGTCAAGCGTGACCGACTGATGTTTGGAGCCGGTATCGAGCCTGCATCGGTTATCGCCAGGCGGGCAGGTGATGACCTCCTGTTGTCCACCTCAGCCAATGACAGCATTCGTCTGAACGGCTATTTCGTCTCCGAAGCGGGCAATGGCACGGCAGTCGATGAAGTCGTCTTCCACGACGGCACGCTCTGGGGCATTGCCGACATCAAGCGCAAGGTTCTGGAGGCCAGCGCCGGTAACGACGAACTGCTGGGCTATGCCTCGAACGATGTACTGAATGGTCTGGGCGGTGACGACTTTATCGCCGGATACGGCGGCAACGACACCCTGTTCGGTGGTGACGGACAGGACTCTCTCGATGGCGGTGTCGGAAACGACAGTCTGTACGGCGAGGCTGGCAACGACAACCTGTACGGCGGTGAAGGTAACGACCTGCTCGATGGTGGCGACGGCAACGACTGGATGAATGGGGACGTCGGTGATGACACCCTGATCGGCGGGGCTGGAGACGACAGCCTCAATGGTGGTGCTGGTCGAGACACGCTTCAGGGCGGTGCTGGCAACGATTATCTGTACGGCGATGCCGGGGACGATTTCCTGGCAGGCGGTGAAGGTAATGATCGTCTTGACGGAGGCAGTGGCACCAACAGCTACCTGTTTGCCCGCGGTGGCGGTCAAGACCTGATTCTGGATGCCTACGAGAATGTGGTCACCATTTACCTGGCCGACTTGCCTCTGGAAACCCTGGTGTTCCGTCGCAAAGGCACAAGTCTGGATGTCTATTTCCCGGACAGCCCGCAGGATTTGCTGTCGCTCGCATACTTCTTCAACAACGAAACGCCCTCCGGTGGCATTCACCTGCATTACGGAGATGGGCTTGAGGCTGTCATCAGCCCGGAACAACTGCATCTGTTGACCCTGGAGGGCACCGAAGCTGCTGACCTGATCCAGGCCTATTCCGGTAACGATCTGATCGAGGCACGTGGTGGCGACGATGAGGTGTATGCCGGTGCCGGTAATGACAGCATCGATGGTGGTGAGGGCAACGATTATATCGACGCCGGTGATGGCGACGACACGTTGCAGGGGGGCAACGGTAATGACACCCTGCTGGGTGGTCTGGGCGACGATGTGCTCACTGGTGGCAGTGGCAATGACCGCATGGACGGTGGTGGCGGCAATGATCGGTATTTACTCCGTGCCGGCTGGGGCGATGACATCATTTTCAACAGCGTCGGTAGCGATAGCGTGCATTTCAGTGGCGTAGCGCCGACTGACCTGCTGCTACGCCGCGATGGCCTGGATTTGCTGGTCATTCATCAGGTTACTGGCGACCGGCTCCGTATCCAGGGCCAGTTCTCCTATCAGGCCGGGCAGCCCGGAGCGACAGCGGTCGGGCGGTTCGTCTTCGACAATGCCATGGTCTGGGATTTCGAGGCGCTCAGGCTCAAGGCCATTGAAGGCTCCGACAAGGATGACGCCATCCTGGGCCACGCTGACAATGATGTGATCGAGGCGGGCGCTGGCAATGACTATGTCGATGCCGCGGAAGGTGATGACGTAGTGGCCGGAGGTGACGGCAATGACACGCTCTATGCCGGTGGCGGGAACGACACTCTGCATGGAGACGACGGCGACGACCTGCTGATCGGCGGTGGAGGCTTTGACACACTGCATGGCGGCGCGGGCAACGACACACTTCGTGGCTACGGTCTGCTGGATGGCGGTACCGGAAATGACTTGATCGAAGGCAGTGGCGAACTGCTTGGCGGAGATGGAGAGGACATTCTGCGAGGCCAGGGCAATGACATATTGTCAGGCGGTGCGGGCAATGATGTTCTGGAGGCCTATAGCAATCCCTGGATTCGCAATACAAACACGCTTTCCGGCGGTACGGGAGATGACACGCTATACGGCTCCTTTGGTGACGACACCTATCTTTTCAATCTGGGTGATGGCCTGGATCTGTTGATCGAGCGTCGTGCCGAGCAGGCCTATAGCAATATTGCGCCGTCCTTTGACATCTTGCGTTTCGGTGAGGGGATAAGGGCTCAGGATCTGGCCTTCACCCGCACAGGCAACGATCTTGTCATCAGTCACAGCAACGGTACCGATGCCATTACGGTGCAGAACTGGTATCAGGAACCAAGCGATCACTTCAAGCTGGAAAGCTTCAAGTTTGCCGATGGCACCGTGCTCAGCGGTCTGGACGTCGAGGCGCGTGCCATTACCCTGGGTTCCAGCGGCAACGACACAATCATCGGCTACCGGAATCAGGATGACCGTATCTATGGTGGCGCTGGTGATGACCAGCTCTGGGGCCAGGCAGGCAATGACCTGCTGGTGGGCGGAGACGGCGCGGACTATCTGGACGGAAGTATCGGTAACGACCGCCTTGAGGGTGGAGCCGGTAACGACTCGTTGATGGGTGGGCAAGGCGCGGATGTGCTGGTGGGCGGTGCAGGCGATGATTATTACGCTATCGACGACGTCAACGACCAGATCATCGAACTCGCGAATGAGGGTGATGATTTCATTCGCACCACGGTCAGTTACACGCTCGGTGCCAATATCGAACGCATGGCCTCCGATGGTTCGGCGAATCTGGTCCTGACCGGCAACGAGCTGGCCAACGGCTTGTGGGGCAATGCTGGCGATAACGTGCTGGCTGGCCTGCTGGGCAACGACTATCTCTCCGGTGGCACAGGCAACGATGTCTATGTGTTCAACCTGGGCGATGGTCAGGACACCATCGACAACACCGACGCTATCAGCGCAGTCGACACGCTGCGTTTCGGTTTGGGGATCAGCGATAACGACGTCCTGGCTTTCCAGCAGGGCGAACATCTGTTCCTGAAGATCAAGGGCGCCAATGACCAGATCGCCCTGTCGGGTTACTACTCGGCCAATACCGTCAGCAACGGCGTCACTGTTGACAAGAAGATCGACCGGGTTGAGTTCGCCAACGGAGTTGTCTGGGATCAGGCCAGACTGCAGGAGGTCGCGAGCCGTGCTGCCAGCAACAAAGCCCCGGTAGTCAACGCCAGCGTCCCGTCCTTGACGGCCAGTCAGGGTGCGGCTTTCAGCTACACCATTGCTGAAAACACCATTACCGACCCGGATGCCTGGGACTCCATCACCTACAGCGTGAAAATGAGGGACGGCTCCGATGTGCCCGCCTGGCTTAAATTCGATGCCAAGACCCGGACGCTGTCCGGCACACCTTCGGCATCTGATGTGGGAAGCCTGCAATTCATCCTGTGGGGCACGGACAACTACGGCTATGCTGCCGGTACCTATGCCAACCTGACCGTTACCCTGCCCAACCAGGCTCCCAGAGTTGCCAACGCGCTGGCGGACCAGAGCGTGGCAGAAGGAGCGGTCTTGTCCTATACCGTGCCAAGCGGCGCGTTTACCGACCCCGACAGCGGCGATACGCTGACCTACTCCGCGACTCTGGCGGATGGCAGCGCATTGCCTTCCTGGCTGACATTCAATGCGTCTACCCGTCAGTTCAGCGGTACGGCACCGACCTCGGCCATCGGTAAGACGAGCGTCAAAGTCATTGCCAGGGACAAGGGCGGGCTGACGGCCTCGGATGTCATGGACATCGTTGTGACCGTGCAGAACCTGACGCTGAACGGTACATCGGGAGCCGATACCCTTACCGGTCGCTCGGGCAACGATACCCTGAGCGGCGTTGCCGGCAACGACACTCTGACCGGCAATGCGGGCAATGACCGACTCGATGGTGGCGCGGGTAACGACACGATGCGGGGCGGTACCGGCGACGACACCTATGTGGTGGATTCGGCTTCCGACGTGGTAATCGAAAACGCAGCAGAGGGGACCGACACCGTGGAGTCCAGTGTGACCCTGACCCTGGGCGCCAATGTCGAGAACCTGACCTTGACCGGTACCTCGGCTATCAACGGTACGGGAAATACGCTGGACAACATCCTCACCGGTAACAGTGCCATCAATACCCTTACGAGCGGAGCCGGTAATGACCGCCTGGACGGCAAGGCCGGTGCTGACCGACTCATCGGCGGTGCGGGTAACGACACTTACGTGGTGGACAACACCAGCGACACCATCACGGAAAATGCCAACGAGGGAACCGACACCGTCGAATCCAGTGTGACCTGGACGCTGGGCAACAACCTGGAAAACCTGACGCTGACAGGCACCTCCGCGCTCAACGGTACGGGCAATGCCCTGGACAACATCCTTACCGGCAACAGTGCGGTCAACACGCTGACAGGCGGAGCAGGCAACGACCGTCTGGATGGCAAGGCGGGGGCCGACAGGCTCATCGGTGGAACGGGTAACGACACCTATGGGGTGGACAATACCGGCGACATCATCACCGAGAATGCCAACGAGGGAATCGACACCGTCGAATCCAGCGTGACCTGGACCTTGGGTTCCAACCTGGAAAACCTGACACTGGTCGGCACGTCCGCGATCAACGGCACGGGCAATGCCCTTGCCAACGTCCTGAGTGGCAATGCTGCGGCCAACACCCTGACCGGTGGCGCGGGTAACGACACCTATATTCTGGGGCGTGGCTATGGCGTCGATACGGTGGTCGAGAATGATTCGACCAGCGGCAATATCGACGTTGCTTCGTTCATGGAAGGCATCGCTGCCGATCAGCTCTGGTTCCGCAAGGTGTCCGGTACCAACAACCTGGAAGTCAGCATCATCGGAACCTCCGATGCACTGGTAATCAAGGATTGGTACGCAGGTTCTGCCACTCATGTCGAACAGTTCAAGACCAGTAATGGCAAGACACTGCTCGACAGCAAGGTGCAGGGCCTGGTGGACGCGATGGCAGCATTCTCGCCGCCAGCGGCTGGTCAATTGACGTTGCCGGATACTTACAAGGAGCAGTTGTCATCGGTGATTGCGGCCAACTGGCAGTAA
- a CDS encoding Fic family protein: MNEPLNWIWQQPDWPHFRWQAESLAALLRACSQAQGRLLGMLNAAGADTSAQTELDALLQNIITSSAIEGEQLNVGSVRSSLARRLGLEGGQQTNPRSEGLAELMLDATQQHQPALSLERVLHWHTLLFPEPQSLMTHRIRVGSLRGEEPMQVVSGRMDQPIVHFEAPPRHGLEAQLQAFLDWFNTSRSDISLDPLLRAGLAHFWFVTLHPFDDGNGRLTRAITDLALAQAENQSIRFYAMSASILATRKEYYLILERSQKDGLDITPWLQWFLQTLLHTLEQAINRIDRVLAKARFWQQHQDKGLAAEQIKVLNRLLDGNLLADKPGFEGGISAAQYQAVAKVSKATATRHLADLLEKGCLQKLPGGGRSTRYEVRWG; this comes from the coding sequence ATGAACGAACCCCTCAACTGGATCTGGCAGCAGCCAGACTGGCCGCATTTTCGCTGGCAGGCCGAGTCGTTGGCGGCATTGTTGCGTGCGTGTTCACAGGCTCAGGGCCGGTTGCTGGGTATGTTGAACGCAGCCGGAGCGGATACCAGCGCGCAGACTGAACTGGATGCTCTGCTGCAAAACATCATCACTTCATCGGCCATCGAGGGAGAGCAACTGAATGTCGGTTCGGTGCGCTCTTCGCTTGCCAGACGCCTTGGGCTTGAGGGTGGTCAACAGACCAACCCGCGCAGCGAAGGCCTGGCAGAACTGATGCTCGATGCCACGCAACAACATCAGCCTGCGCTGAGCCTCGAGCGGGTATTGCACTGGCATACCTTGCTGTTCCCGGAGCCGCAATCGCTCATGACTCATCGTATTCGGGTGGGAAGTCTGCGAGGCGAAGAGCCCATGCAAGTTGTTTCCGGGCGTATGGATCAGCCCATCGTGCATTTTGAAGCACCGCCACGCCACGGGCTGGAAGCCCAACTGCAAGCATTTCTGGACTGGTTCAATACCAGCCGCTCCGATATCAGCCTCGACCCTCTGTTGCGTGCGGGGCTGGCGCACTTCTGGTTCGTGACTCTTCATCCCTTCGACGACGGTAATGGACGCCTGACGCGTGCCATCACCGATCTGGCGCTGGCTCAGGCTGAAAATCAGTCGATTCGTTTTTACGCCATGTCTGCCAGCATTCTTGCCACCCGCAAGGAGTATTACCTCATCCTGGAGCGCAGCCAGAAAGACGGCCTGGATATCACGCCATGGCTTCAATGGTTCCTTCAGACTTTGCTGCATACCCTGGAGCAGGCGATAAATCGCATCGACCGGGTTCTGGCAAAAGCGCGTTTCTGGCAACAGCACCAAGACAAAGGCCTTGCAGCAGAGCAGATCAAAGTCCTGAACCGCTTGCTGGATGGAAACCTGCTGGCCGACAAACCGGGTTTTGAAGGCGGCATCAGTGCTGCGCAATATCAGGCCGTTGCCAAAGTCAGTAAAGCCACGGCCACCCGGCATCTGGCCGATCTACTGGAAAAAGGCTGTTTGCAAAAACTGCCGGGCGGTGGGCGAAGTACGCGGTATGAAGTGAGGTGGGGGTAA